The Arvicanthis niloticus isolate mArvNil1 chromosome 2, mArvNil1.pat.X, whole genome shotgun sequence genome includes a window with the following:
- the Pcmtd2 gene encoding protein-L-isoaspartate O-methyltransferase domain-containing protein 2, protein MGGAVSAGEDNDELIDNLKEAQYIRTDVVEQAFRAIDRADYYLEEFKENAYKDLAWKHGNIHLSAPCIYSEVMEALDLQPGLSFLNLGSGTGYLSSMVGLILGPFGVNHGVELHSDVTEYAKQKLDVFIRTSDSFDKFDFCEPSFVTGNCLEIAPDCCQYDRVYCGAGVQKEHEEYMKNLLKVGGILVMPLEEKLTKITRTGPSAWETKKILAVSFAPLVQPCRSESGQSRLVQLPPPAVRSLQDLARLAIRGSIKRAMRQEATRGGGLKSTPMFKRRRVRRRRMETIVFLDKEVFASRISNPSDDTSCEDAEEDRREVAERTLREAKPEPPVNFLRQRVLRLPLPDPLKYYLLYYREK, encoded by the exons ATGGGCGGTGCCGTGAGCGCTGGTGAGGACAACGACGAGCTCATCGACAATCTGAAGGAAGCCCAGTACATCCGGACGGACGTAGTAGAGCAGGCTTTCCGAGCTATTGATCGAGCAGATTATTATcttgaagaatttaaagaaaatgcatACAAAGACTTGGCGTGGAAACATGGAAACATTCACCTCTCAGCCCCGTGCATCTACTCGGAGGTGATGGAGGCTCTGGATCTGCAGCCTGGGCTCTCTTTCCTGAATCTGGGCAGTGGTACTGGCTACCTCAGCTCCATGGTGGGGCTCATTCTAG GTCCTTTTGGTGTTAACCATGGCGTGGAGCTTCATTCAGATGTGACTGAGTATGCGAAGCAGAAACTAGATGTCTTCATCAGAACAAGTGACAGCTTCGACAA ATTTGACTTCTGTGAACCTTCCTTTGTAACTGGCAATTGCCTGGAGATCGCTCCAGATTGTTGTCAGTATGATCGTGTATATTGTGGGGCTGGTGTGCAGAAAGAACATGAAGAGTACATGAAAAATCTTCTCAAAGTTGGAGGGATCCTTGTCATGCCCTTGGAAGAGAAG TTGACCAAGATAACACGCACAGGCCCTTCTGCTTGGGAAACAAAAAAGATTCTGGCTGTTTCCTTTGCACCTTTGGTCCAGCCTTGCCGTTCAGAGTCAGGACAGTCCAGACTTGTCCAACTAC CACCACCAGCCGTGCGCAGCCTGCAGGACCTGGCCCGGCTTGCAATCCGTGGTAGCATCAAGAGGGCTATGCGCCAGGAAGCCACCAGAGGAGGTGGCCTGAAGAGCACACCTATGTTTAAAAGAAGGCGAGTTCGTCGCCGCAGAATGGAGACCATTGTCTTTTTGGATAAAGAGGTGTTTGCCAGTCGCATTTCCAACCCCTCTGATGACACCAGCTGTGAGGACGCAGAGGAGGATCGGCGGGAAGTGGCAGAGAGGACCTTACGGGAGGCCAAGCCTGAGCCACCCGTGAACTTCCTTCGTCAGAGGGTATTGCGCCTCCCGTTGCCTGACCCCCTGAAGTACTACCTGCTGTATTACAGGGAAAAGTGA